One stretch of Tepiditoga spiralis DNA includes these proteins:
- a CDS encoding HD domain-containing phosphohydrolase — translation MKKLLLYFCVIFIGLATFSLDLKVGTYSDFPNSFYTNENTGVFTEILKDIANEKGWNLTIYNDTKEKINNMFFNNRLDIIYPTLVDSNFIIKDSMKIFTNSESIISIFDLKNKWIGVKKNSIFYKQIKDILNKNNVRCIFSEYESYDEIFKELKNKKIDIAVVSKNAGLILANKYNFIESRLNFSEFKFGIIAKDKTIQENINDYIIKIKENPNSIYYKTLKKYFNKKNNFILIEKDIYIYSFFIFAIIVLFFSRKKHIKKNKKILKLKETLEKELYDIKKSLENLEIEKQKLSTTFSTDKKAKESLKSIIDINSNISEYMNIDEDLFLTDLFRTSLNLLGADYGSIQKFEKNKWKFVDSIGHDINILKNLDLDRSYSVRSNEIKKINNIMKENESNMPLNVLKDLKEATKKIKTTLYIPFFVNQEKVAAITYDIKENSKKDFFGYDITISRAFKEIGESILKIKRQNKEFRNAYIKFANKLAIVSEAHDDVTGNHIYRVGILSEFIAEKMGLNYEFVEEIKNFAPLHDVGKIFIPIGILNKKGRLTRDEFDIIKKHTTEARKILEDNKYFKTALNIALCHHEKFNGGGYPYGIRGSDIPIEAQIVALADIYDALRSERPYKKGFSHKKATEIILEGDGRIKPEHFNPKVLEVFRMYNSEFEEIYDSNAGEKSKRKFFIF, via the coding sequence ATGAAAAAATTACTTTTATATTTTTGTGTTATTTTTATTGGGTTAGCTACTTTTTCTCTTGATTTAAAAGTAGGAACTTATAGTGATTTTCCAAATTCTTTTTATACTAATGAAAATACGGGCGTTTTTACAGAAATTTTAAAAGATATTGCAAATGAAAAAGGATGGAATTTAACTATTTATAATGATACAAAAGAAAAAATAAATAATATGTTTTTTAATAATAGATTGGATATAATATATCCAACTTTAGTTGATTCAAATTTTATTATAAAAGATTCAATGAAAATTTTTACTAATTCAGAATCTATAATTTCTATTTTTGATTTAAAAAATAAATGGATTGGAGTAAAAAAGAATAGCATTTTTTATAAACAAATAAAGGATATTTTAAATAAAAATAATGTTAGGTGTATTTTTTCTGAATATGAAAGTTATGATGAAATTTTTAAAGAATTAAAAAACAAAAAAATTGATATTGCTGTAGTTTCTAAAAATGCTGGTTTGATATTGGCTAATAAATATAATTTTATTGAAAGTAGATTGAATTTTTCTGAATTTAAATTTGGAATAATAGCAAAAGATAAAACAATTCAAGAAAATATTAATGATTATATTATAAAAATAAAAGAAAATCCAAATTCTATTTATTATAAAACATTAAAAAAATATTTTAATAAAAAAAATAACTTTATACTTATAGAAAAAGATATATATATTTATTCTTTTTTTATTTTTGCCATTATAGTGTTATTCTTTTCAAGAAAAAAACACATAAAAAAGAACAAAAAAATTTTAAAGTTGAAAGAAACTCTAGAAAAAGAATTGTACGATATAAAAAAATCATTGGAAAATTTAGAAATTGAGAAACAAAAATTATCTACAACTTTTTCTACAGATAAAAAGGCTAAAGAAAGTTTAAAAAGTATTATAGATATAAATTCTAATATTTCTGAGTATATGAATATTGATGAAGATTTATTTTTAACAGATCTATTTAGAACTTCATTAAATTTATTAGGTGCAGATTATGGTAGTATTCAAAAATTTGAAAAAAATAAATGGAAGTTTGTTGATTCTATAGGACATGATATAAATATATTAAAAAATTTAGATTTAGATAGATCTTATTCTGTTAGATCAAATGAAATAAAAAAAATAAATAATATTATGAAAGAAAATGAGAGCAACATGCCCTTAAATGTTTTAAAAGATTTGAAAGAAGCCACTAAAAAAATAAAAACTACATTATACATACCTTTTTTTGTTAATCAAGAAAAAGTAGCTGCTATAACTTATGATATAAAAGAAAATTCAAAAAAAGATTTTTTTGGTTATGACATAACCATATCAAGAGCTTTTAAAGAAATTGGAGAATCTATTTTAAAAATAAAAAGACAAAATAAAGAATTTAGAAATGCTTATATAAAATTTGCAAATAAATTAGCAATTGTATCTGAAGCACATGATGATGTTACTGGAAATCATATATATAGAGTTGGTATTTTATCAGAGTTTATTGCTGAAAAAATGGGATTAAATTATGAGTTTGTAGAAGAAATTAAAAATTTTGCCCCACTGCATGATGTTGGTAAAATATTTATTCCAATTGGAATTTTAAATAAAAAAGGAAGACTTACAAGAGATGAATTTGATATAATAAAGAAACATACAACAGAAGCAAGAAAAATTTTAGAAGATAATAAATACTTTAAAACTGCTTTAAATATAGCACTTTGTCATCATGAAAAATTTAATGGTGGAGGTTATCCATATGGTATACGAGGATCTGATATTCCAATAGAAGCACAAATAGTTGCACTTGCAGATATATACGATGCACTTAGATCTGAAAGACCATATAAAAAAGGTTTTAGTCATAAAAAAGCAACAGAAATTATTCTTGAAGGTGATGGAAGAATAAAACCAGAACACTTTAATCCAAAGGTTTTAGAGGTTTTTAGAATGTATAATTCCGAATTTGAAGAGATTTATGATAGTAATGCTGGAGAAAAATCTAAAAGGAAATTTTTTATTTTTTAA
- the thiS gene encoding sulfur carrier protein ThiS, producing MRIIFNGREEDIEKSNFYDLLEKYNIDEKKVVLILNNEILKKEDYKNNLNENDKIEVITVVGGG from the coding sequence ATGAGAATAATTTTTAATGGAAGAGAAGAAGATATTGAAAAATCTAATTTTTATGATCTTTTAGAAAAATACAATATAGATGAAAAAAAAGTGGTTTTAATTTTAAATAATGAAATATTAAAAAAAGAAGACTATAAAAATAATTTAAATGAAAATGACAAAATAGAAGTTATTACTGTCGTAGGAGGTGGATGA
- a CDS encoding thiazole synthase: MEPLKIYGEEISNRFFMGSGKFASYEQMKKALDFGNIDVITVAMRRASRDGLNESLIDYVGNSKVIVNTSGARTAEEALLIAKVGKELLKSDWVKIEIINDAKYLMPDNQETIKACKLLSENGFKVFPYMYPDLYDAKKMVENGAKVIMPLGSPIGTNKGFKTKELVRILLNEIDAKIVIDAGIGKPSHAAQAMEFGCDAVLANTAVSIADDPVKMAKAFSLSVEAGRLGYLAGLAEEKEIAQASSPLFDFIGRN; this comes from the coding sequence ATGGAGCCATTAAAAATATATGGTGAAGAAATATCAAATAGATTTTTTATGGGAAGTGGAAAGTTTGCAAGTTATGAACAAATGAAAAAAGCTTTAGATTTTGGAAATATTGATGTAATTACAGTTGCAATGAGAAGAGCATCAAGAGATGGATTAAATGAAAGTTTAATTGACTATGTAGGAAATTCTAAAGTAATAGTAAATACATCTGGAGCAAGAACAGCTGAAGAAGCTTTGTTAATTGCTAAAGTTGGAAAGGAATTATTAAAAAGTGATTGGGTAAAAATAGAAATAATAAATGATGCAAAATATTTAATGCCAGATAATCAAGAAACTATTAAAGCGTGTAAACTTCTTAGTGAAAATGGTTTTAAAGTTTTTCCATATATGTATCCAGATTTGTATGATGCAAAAAAAATGGTTGAAAATGGGGCAAAAGTAATAATGCCACTTGGTTCACCAATTGGAACAAATAAAGGATTTAAAACAAAAGAATTAGTTAGAATTTTATTAAATGAAATTGATGCAAAAATAGTAATAGATGCTGGAATAGGTAAACCATCACATGCTGCACAAGCTATGGAATTTGGATGTGATGCAGTACTTGCAAATACGGCAGTATCAATTGCAGATGATCCAGTTAAGATGGCAAAAGCATTCTCACTTTCAGTAGAAGCTGGAAGATTGGGATATCTTGCTGGATTAGCTGAAGAAAAAGAAATAGCTCAAGCCTCTTCACCATTATTTGATTTTATAGGAAGAAATTGA
- a CDS encoding radical SAM protein, with translation MFSDIVDEVYNYVLKSQNKEFDKKILKKDSFLAGDIFSLIHSNSLEIMAKRVLKNNKKFFGNVVYLYAPLYISNYCRNICTYCGFKSTNNIKRKKLNINQILKEANFLYKMGIEHVLVLTGEDHINSSFDYIYNTVKNLKKLFKEVSIETYSLNEQQYKKLVEIGLIGVTMYQETYSKGVYGKVHIFGLKSNYKKRLDTIEYAIKAGVREISIGALLGLNDPYIEVPMMIYHMDYLLKKYPNVEYSISFPRIKNALNVQNDFYNINDIDFIKFILSAKLIFPRVHINISTRESFEMRNALIGVATKMSAGSSTSVGGYTINNDSEQFSIEDSRSVKEFRTYIESRNFKPTTVNWF, from the coding sequence ATGTTTTCAGATATAGTAGATGAAGTATATAATTATGTTCTAAAAAGTCAAAATAAAGAATTTGATAAAAAAATATTAAAAAAAGATAGCTTTTTGGCGGGAGATATCTTTTCACTAATTCATTCAAATTCATTAGAAATAATGGCAAAGAGGGTTTTGAAAAATAATAAAAAATTTTTTGGTAATGTAGTTTATTTATACGCACCTTTATATATATCAAACTATTGCAGGAACATATGTACTTATTGTGGATTTAAAAGTACTAACAATATAAAAAGAAAAAAATTAAATATTAATCAAATTCTAAAAGAAGCAAATTTTTTGTACAAAATGGGAATAGAACATGTATTAGTATTAACAGGTGAAGATCATATTAATAGTTCCTTTGATTACATTTATAATACTGTAAAAAATTTAAAAAAACTTTTCAAAGAAGTTTCAATTGAAACTTATTCACTAAATGAACAACAGTATAAAAAATTAGTTGAAATTGGATTAATTGGAGTAACAATGTATCAAGAAACTTATTCAAAAGGAGTATATGGAAAAGTTCATATATTTGGATTAAAAAGTAATTATAAAAAAAGATTGGATACAATTGAATATGCAATAAAAGCTGGAGTTAGAGAAATAAGTATAGGTGCTTTACTTGGACTAAATGATCCTTATATTGAAGTTCCTATGATGATATATCATATGGATTATTTATTAAAAAAATATCCAAATGTAGAATATTCAATATCCTTTCCAAGAATAAAAAATGCTTTAAACGTTCAGAATGATTTTTATAATATAAATGATATTGATTTTATAAAATTTATTCTTTCAGCAAAATTAATTTTTCCAAGAGTTCATATAAATATTTCAACGAGAGAAAGTTTTGAAATGAGAAATGCATTAATTGGAGTAGCAACTAAAATGTCAGCAGGATCTTCAACTTCAGTTGGAGGATATACTATAAATAATGATTCGGAACAGTTTTCAATAGAAGATAGTAGAAGTGTAAAAGAATTTAGAACTTATATTGAAAGTAGAAATTTTAAACCAACGACTGTAAATTGGTTTTAA